The genomic window CCTTTTTCAGCGTTTTATTGAGCCACTTCCACAAGCTGTCGATCTCCTGTGCGGCCTTGCCGTCCGGGGCAAGTTCGCTCGCGGTTTCACCTTTGGCACTGGAGCGATGGAAGTCTGCGCGCTCGCCCAGTTCTACCGGGCAAACGTTGAGCCCGATTTCTTTGGCTGCCTTGCGCGCGTGCTCGGCAAGCTTGGTTGCGCCTGAAGGAACGCCGTTGAGGACCACAAAGGCGGGCGTTTTGGCGTAATTGACTAAGTCCGCAATTGGCTCCAGCGCGGCCAAATCAAAGGCGCGCGGCTTGGTCGGTATGAGCACCAGATCAGCCGCCTTGATCGCCTCACGCGCGGCAGCATCAGCATGGGGAGGGGTGTCGATCACCACGAAGTCGACGCCGTTCTTCTCCGCGCTTTCAATTGTGCGCGCGAGACGGGCGGGGGGAGCGGTCACAACCACGGGGAGGAAATCGCCGCGCCAATCGGACCACGCCGCAGCGGTCGCCTGTGGGTCGGTATCCACTACGCAACTCTCATGCTTTGCCGCTGCTGCGCGGGTTGCGAGGTTGACCGCAAGGGTGGTTTTACCCGAGCCGCCCTTCTGGCTGACGATGGCGATGGTGGTGATGTCGGGCTTTGGCACCTGCAATGCTCCGTCAATCTATTGCGACAAGCCTAGCTGGCGACTTGGCCCTCGG from Erythrobacter sp. SCSIO 43205 includes these protein-coding regions:
- the parA gene encoding ParA family partition ATPase gives rise to the protein MPKPDITTIAIVSQKGGSGKTTLAVNLATRAAAAKHESCVVDTDPQATAAAWSDWRGDFLPVVVTAPPARLARTIESAEKNGVDFVVIDTPPHADAAAREAIKAADLVLIPTKPRAFDLAALEPIADLVNYAKTPAFVVLNGVPSGATKLAEHARKAAKEIGLNVCPVELGERADFHRSSAKGETASELAPDGKAAQEIDSLWKWLNKTLKKAGK